TCGACAAGAAGACGCAGCAGGTGACGATGATCGTCGGCTCGGCGGGCGGACCCGCGATCATCAATCACGTCGCGAAGACGCTGGTCGGCGTGCTCGACTGGGGCATGACGATGCAGCAGGCGATCGCGCTGCCGAACTTCGGGTCGATGAACGGGCCGACGCAGCTCGAGCGCGGCCGCGTGTCGGACGCGCTGGCCGACGGGCTGAAGGGCCGCGGGCACGACGTGCAGGTCGTCGAGATGAACTCGGGGCTGCAGGGGATCCAGCGGCTGAACGTGCAGGGGCAGACGGTTTGGTTCGGCGGTGCGGACCCGCGGCGCGAAGGGGTGGCGATGGGGGATTGACGGGCGAGCCGGTGCCGCGCGGCGTTAGCCCCGCCCCTTCCACGGCACCACCCGCCGCTCGACCCAGCGCATCGCAAGATCGAACAGCCACGCGATCGCGCCGATGATCAGGATCCCCATCACAACGATGTCGGTGCGCAGGAAGCTCGATGCGTTGAGCACCATCTGCCCGAGCCCGGCCGTCGCGGCGACCATCTCGGCCGCGACGAGCGTCGTCCAGCCGAAGCCGATCGCGATCCGCAGCCCCGTGAGAATCTCCGGCATCGCCGCCGGCAGCACGACGTGCCGCACGATCTGCGCGAAGCTGCCGCCGAGCGAATACGCGGCGTTGATCTGCTCGACCGTCGCCGCGCGCACGCCGGCGCGCGCGGCCATCGCGATCGGCGCGAAGCACGCGAGGAAGATCACGACGAGCTTCGCCGTTTCGTCGATACCGAACCAGATCACGACGAGCGGCAGGTACGCGAGCGGCGGCAGCGGCCGGTAGAACTCCAGCAGCGGATCGAGCACGCCGCGCGCGACGTGGCTCACGCCCATCAGGATGCCGGCCGGCACGCCGATCGCGGTCGCGAGCAGGAACGCGCCGAACACGCGCGCGGCACTCCACAGCAGGTGCTCGGACAGCGGCAGGCCGCCCTGGATGCGGCCGTGCCACGCGTCGACGAAGGCCGCCCACACGGCTTCCGGCGCAGGCAGGAACAGCGGCGGCAACCACTGCCGGTGGGTCGCGACCCACCACAGCACGACTAGCGCCGCGACCGTCGCCGCGCTCAGCCCCGCCGTCTTCCCCTGCCCCGGCAACCGGTAACGGTGCGATGGATACGATGCGCGCACGGGGCGCGCCGCCTGACGCCGCGTCGTGCGATCGTCCTGCTCGAAACCCGCGGCCGCGCGATCGGCCGCCCACGAATCCTGCGTGCTCATGCTGTCCTGCCTGTGCAAAGTGCTGATTCGACCGCGCCCGACGGACGCGCCCTGCCGCGCCAGTTCGCGCGTCACGCGGCCTCCCCGATCGCTTCATCGCGATGCAGGTACGCGATCAGCCGCTCGCGCCA
The nucleotide sequence above comes from Burkholderia pyrrocinia. Encoded proteins:
- a CDS encoding ABC transporter permease subunit, encoding MTRELARQGASVGRGRISTLHRQDSMSTQDSWAADRAAAGFEQDDRTTRRQAARPVRASYPSHRYRLPGQGKTAGLSAATVAALVVLWWVATHRQWLPPLFLPAPEAVWAAFVDAWHGRIQGGLPLSEHLLWSAARVFGAFLLATAIGVPAGILMGVSHVARGVLDPLLEFYRPLPPLAYLPLVVIWFGIDETAKLVVIFLACFAPIAMAARAGVRAATVEQINAAYSLGGSFAQIVRHVVLPAAMPEILTGLRIAIGFGWTTLVAAEMVAATAGLGQMVLNASSFLRTDIVVMGILIIGAIAWLFDLAMRWVERRVVPWKGRG